The following proteins come from a genomic window of Anopheles ziemanni chromosome 3, idAnoZiCoDA_A2_x.2, whole genome shotgun sequence:
- the LOC131287780 gene encoding protein CBFA2T2-like, whose product MALDGKAIKEEIPDKDTYETSARKLKGKEQCRTPDSPEGARVVAPRSPISPQIPTHHSTLVPPRSSQVHRNGSSSPPGMLNGHGTGGGGAGTPGSGGGGGGGSLGSLTPPPAITPASAAAAVAAAAAAAAAQQDTTKLLKIRRFLGALVQFGQDANVDTGDRVRSLVLSLASGAITVDEFQLAVQEATNFPLRTNVVPFLKSHVPVLQREINILARSNKQTSAQYVRSNESSVMEYVQNLAETADIFLPHEGVFPSSVTAAAAAAAAAAAAAVASGANSAGSTSGASVNGLGLKRRASDNLYDTHSSGPPEWGDYVMPPTKRPHPSLLLASGASQLYPAHPALFEYQNGGLHPHSDGLHSIHRDDRDMRAASTESHRAAARIPPGGGSGGGGGGAGSGSGTGGGSSNLSVSGGSISGGGASGEEEWKNIHTMLTCISAMVEKTKRAIAILQQRGIEHSHARDHQDTSMADIKRQTEEKISEFRRTAEESVNQVKRQAVMEIQRAVAAAEARTLDMIAQERLKMEKMYADIHRTVPDAEPEPPITSGSQNACWNCGRKANETCSGCNLARYCGSFCQHKDWDQHHQVCGTSRAENSFQKHTQSTRTSIASRSTTPQQQSNSTSNGTASAAK is encoded by the exons ATGGCACTGGACGGAAAGGCAATCAAGGAAGAAATACCTGACAAGGATACATACGAGACGAGCGCCCGTAAATTGAAAG GAAAAGAACAATGTCGCACGCCGGACTCGCCCGAGGGGGCCCGCGTCGTGGCACCCCGCTCGCCCATCTCCCCGCAGATCCCGACCCACCACAGCACGCTCGTGCCGCCCCGCTCGTCGCAGGTCCATCGCAACGGGAGCTCGTCGCCGCCCGGGATGCTCAACGGACATGGAACCGGCGGGGGCGGCGCTGGAACTCCGGGCAGTGGCgggggcggcggtggtggtagtCTCGGAAGCCTGACGCCACCCCCGGCCATCACACCTGCGTCGGCCGCCGCCGCtgtggccgccgccgccgccgcagccgccgccCAGCAGGACACCACCAAGCTGCTCAAGATCCGCCGCTTCCTCGGGGCGCTCGTCCAGTTTGGACAGGACGCGAACGTGGACACTGGGGACCGGGTGCGCTCGTTGGTGCTGTCACTTGCG AGTGGCGCCATTACGGTCGACGAGTTCCAGCTGGCCGTGCAGGAGGCGACCAATTTCCCGCTTCGCACCAACGTCGTCCCGTTCCTGAAGTCGCACGTTCCGGTGCTGCAGCGCGAGATCAACATTCTGGCACGGTCCAACAAGCAG ACATCCGCACAGTATGTCCGATCGAACGAAAGCAGCGTCATGGAGTACGTGCAGAACTTGGCCGAGACGGCGGACATTTTCCTGCCCCACGAGGGGGTGTTTCCGTCGTCGGTcacggcggcggcagcggcggcggccgcggcagcagcggcagccgTTGCCAGCGGGGCCAACTCCGCAGGGTCCACTTCCGGTGCGAGCGTCAACGGGTTGGGCTTGAAACGTCGAGCTTCGGATAA TTTATACGATACACACTCATCGGGTCCTCCAGAGTGGGGCGACTACGTAATGCCTCCGACAAAGCGACCCCATCCATCGCTGCTGCTAGCTTCCGGTGCGTCCCAGCTGTATCCGGCACACCCGGCACTCTTCGAGTACCAGAACGGCGGGCTTCATCCACATTCCGATGGCTTG CATTCCATTCACCGGGACGATCGAGATATGCGTGCCGCTTCCACGGAGTCTCATCGTGCTGCGGCCAGAATTCCACCTGGTGGAggtagcggtggtggtggtggaggtgctggcagtggaagtggaacCGGTGGCGGAAGCAGCAACCTGAGCGTCTCCGGTGGATCGATCAGTGGCGGTGGGGCGAGTGGCGAGGAGGAGTGGAAAAACATTCACACCATGCTAACCTGCATTTCGGCGATGGTGGAGAAGACGAAGCGGGCCATCGCCATCCTGCAGCAGCGCGGTATCGAGCACAGTCACGCCCGGGATCACCAGGACACCTCGATGGCGGACATCAAGCGGCAGACGGAGGAGAAGATCTCGGAGTTCCGGCGTACCGCCGAAGAGTCCGTGAATCAG GTCAAACGTCAAGCCGTCATGGAGATCCAGCGGGCGGTGGCAGCTGCCGAGGCGAGGACCCTGGATATGATCGCCCAGGAGCGGCTGAAGATGGAGAAAATGTACGCGGACATTCATCGCACCGTACCGGATGCCGAACCGGAGCCACCGATCACGAGCGGAAGTCAAAAT GCATGCTGGAACTGCGGACGGAAGGCGAACGAAACCTGCTCCGGGTGCAACCTGGCACGATACTGTGGCTCCTTCTGTCAGCACAAGGACTGGGACCAACACCATCAG GTTTGTGGAACATCCCGCGCCGAGAACAGCTTCCAGAAGCACACCCAGAGCACCCGCACGTCCATCGCGTCCCGGTCCACCACGCCCCAGCAGCAGAGCAACAGTACATCGAACGGTACGGCGTCCGCCGCAAAATGA